Within Eschrichtius robustus isolate mEscRob2 chromosome X, mEscRob2.pri, whole genome shotgun sequence, the genomic segment TCAGGTGGTCCGGAGGCAGCTCATTTGCCAGTGATGTATCGAATTACTGCCTTGGTGGCGCTGGATATGgcgtgcttgcccctcttcccaggcAGCAGCAGGCGCACGGAGGTCTGCATGTCTCTGGAGGTGAGGGTGGAGCGCTTGCTGGAGCGGACCAGGCGCGCCGCCTCGCCGGCGATTCGCTCAAAGATGTCCTTCACGAACGAATCCATGACGTTCACGGCCTCCTGCGAGAGGCTCAGGCCCTCCTGGACCCGCTGCAGCACCCTTCCGAAATAGGTGGCAAAGCTGTCGAAGCCGTCAgagaggcggcggcggctgcagcggcggcggcggctgcagcggcggcggcggctgcagcggcgaaggcggctgcagcggcggcggcgaaggcggctgcagcggcgacggcggctgcagcggcgctTCGGCTTCTTCGGCTCGGCTTCCTTGGTGCCCGGGCTTTCTTCAGACGTCTCCTTGGTGCCCGGGCTTTCTTCAGACGCCTCAGACGAAGGCTCAAGCATGTCGGAATCGTCTTCCCCGCAGCTCAGAGGGAAGGACAGTGCGGCCGTCGAGGTCCCTTCGTCCGGTTTCTACTCCCTGCCTTCTATGAC encodes:
- the LOC137756486 gene encoding histone H2B-like translates to MLEPSSEASEESPGTKETSEESPGTKEAEPKKPKRRCSRRRRCSRLRRRRCSRLRRCSRRRRCSRRRRCSRRRLSDGFDSFATYFGRVLQRVQEGLSLSQEAVNVMDSFVKDIFERIAGEAARLVRSSKRSTLTSRDMQTSVRLLLPGKRGKHAISSATKAVIRYITGK